A section of the Virgibacillus sp. NKC19-3 genome encodes:
- a CDS encoding aspartate kinase, whose protein sequence is MKVAKFGGSSVASATQIEKVGNIIKTDSNRKFIVVSAPGKRNKKDFKITDMLIQIGNAFKNDEPYTEYMNIIVDRFSEIIEELQLPPSIVTDIEQSIHAVLKNDDEEAIKLDALKAIGEDSSAKILSAYLNEIGLQASYINPQEAGIIVSNEPGNAHILSESFSDIYALRKKDGILVIPGFFGYSKSGKLMTFSRGGSDITGSIIAAGVKAELYENFTDVDSVYKVNPNFVSNPKKITTLTYKEMRELSYAGFSVFHDEALIPAFRAQIPVCIKNTNKPDLPGTHIIAEKRSDEKCVVGIASDTGFSSLYVSKYLMNQEVGFGRKLLQIIEEEGVSFEHAPSGIDDLSVIIRQSKLTSEKENNIISRIKNELNPDMVAIQKDLAVIMVVGEGLMNTIGIAGKATAAFAEANVNIVMINQGSSEVSLMFGIEKEGLDRALQSLYIAFFE, encoded by the coding sequence ATGAAAGTAGCTAAATTTGGGGGAAGTTCCGTTGCAAGTGCAACACAGATCGAAAAAGTAGGAAACATCATTAAAACAGATTCAAATCGGAAATTCATTGTCGTATCTGCTCCAGGGAAAAGAAATAAAAAAGATTTCAAAATAACCGACATGTTAATCCAGATTGGAAATGCTTTTAAAAATGATGAACCTTACACAGAATATATGAATATCATCGTTGATCGCTTTAGCGAAATTATTGAAGAACTACAACTGCCACCATCTATCGTAACGGATATTGAACAATCTATACATGCCGTATTAAAAAATGACGATGAAGAAGCAATAAAACTCGATGCACTGAAAGCGATTGGTGAAGATAGCTCAGCTAAAATTTTAAGTGCATACTTGAATGAAATCGGTCTCCAGGCAAGCTATATAAATCCTCAGGAGGCTGGAATTATCGTCAGTAACGAACCGGGAAATGCACATATACTATCAGAGAGCTTTTCAGATATCTACGCTTTACGAAAAAAAGACGGAATATTGGTTATACCCGGTTTCTTTGGATATTCCAAGAGTGGAAAGTTGATGACTTTTTCACGAGGCGGTTCAGACATAACAGGGTCGATTATTGCCGCTGGGGTAAAAGCAGAATTATATGAGAATTTCACCGATGTAGATTCAGTCTATAAAGTTAACCCAAATTTTGTCAGTAATCCTAAAAAAATAACAACATTAACCTATAAGGAAATGCGCGAATTATCCTATGCCGGATTTTCCGTATTCCATGATGAGGCACTTATCCCTGCTTTTAGGGCGCAGATCCCTGTCTGCATCAAGAATACCAATAAACCGGACCTTCCCGGCACCCATATCATTGCGGAAAAAAGAAGCGATGAAAAATGTGTAGTCGGAATTGCGAGCGATACCGGTTTTAGCAGTTTATATGTAAGTAAATATTTAATGAACCAAGAAGTGGGATTCGGACGTAAGCTGCTACAAATCATTGAAGAGGAAGGAGTTTCCTTTGAACATGCCCCATCCGGGATTGATGATTTATCAGTAATTATTCGTCAGAGTAAATTAACATCTGAAAAGGAAAATAACATTATAAGCCGAATTAAAAATGAACTCAATCCAGATATGGTAGCCATTCAAAAAGATTTAGCCGTAATTATGGTTGTCGGTGAGGGGTTAATGAATACGATAGGCATTGCAGGAAAAGCAACAGCAGCATTCGCTGAAGCAAATGTCAATATTGTCATGATTAACCAAGGTTCCTCGGAAGTGTCCTTAATGTTCGGAATAGAAAAAGAAGGTTTGGACCGTGCACTTCAATCATTATATATCGCCTTTTTTGAATGA
- a CDS encoding sigma-54 interaction domain-containing protein, whose protein sequence is MKRVLIVGAGKGGTSLLKILNAAKRMKIVGVIDHNNDAKGLELAKEYRIPIDNDWKSWIDERIDIIIEATGDESVLADMMKLRNRNTIIIPGTVAYIISELFDEKESLLERIKLQMNNQKLILNNIRDGMIVINDQGMVQFVNKSAERIIGYSKEKCEGQYIKNVIPNSRLPQVLMSQRKEVNQKLFLKNNKKVITTRIPIINADNHLIGAFAVFKDITEVMNLAEENTDLKEIKTMLEAIIQSSDEAISVVDENGKGLIINPAYTQITGMKEDDVVGQPASADISEGESMHMKVLQTRRAVRRVRMKVGPRKKEVLVNVAPVIVDGKLKGSVGVLHDISEIQALTSELKRARQIIRNLEAKYTFDDIIGTSPEMRLALEQAKVGARTPATVLLRGESGTGKELFAHAIHNESDRKHNKFIRVNCAAIAESILESELFGYEEGAFSGAKHGGKRGLFEEANSGSIFLDEIGELSLNMQAKLLRVLQENEIVRVGGTDPIALDVRIIAATNVNLEKAIMNRFFREDLYYRLNRLPIFIPSLRERETDLPELVDHIIQRINADYGRNVRAIDGEALVNLQKYQWPGNIRELENAIGRAIIYMDMNAEIIKPEHIPKLEISSANSVHSGLSVKKDRTLQNAVENYEKEFILEAYKRNEFNKTKTAKDLNISIRNLYYKLDKYKLEKTSMQ, encoded by the coding sequence ATGAAACGTGTGCTTATTGTTGGGGCAGGCAAAGGCGGAACGTCACTTTTAAAGATCTTAAACGCTGCAAAGCGAATGAAAATCGTAGGTGTTATCGACCATAATAATGATGCCAAGGGACTTGAGCTGGCGAAAGAATACCGTATTCCAATTGATAATGATTGGAAAAGCTGGATCGATGAACGAATTGATATTATCATTGAAGCAACAGGTGATGAGTCTGTTTTAGCAGATATGATGAAATTAAGAAATCGTAATACCATTATTATTCCCGGAACCGTAGCATACATAATTTCTGAGCTTTTTGATGAAAAGGAAAGCTTATTGGAACGAATAAAACTACAAATGAACAACCAGAAACTAATTCTAAATAATATCCGTGATGGAATGATTGTTATTAATGATCAGGGAATGGTTCAATTTGTGAATAAGAGCGCTGAACGAATTATCGGATATTCTAAGGAAAAGTGTGAAGGACAGTATATAAAAAATGTTATCCCGAACTCAAGATTGCCGCAAGTTCTGATGAGTCAACGAAAAGAAGTGAATCAGAAACTTTTTCTAAAGAATAATAAGAAAGTCATTACAACCCGTATCCCAATCATCAATGCCGATAATCATTTAATCGGAGCTTTTGCTGTATTTAAGGATATAACCGAGGTTATGAACTTAGCAGAAGAAAACACAGATTTAAAAGAAATAAAAACAATGTTGGAAGCCATTATTCAATCATCTGATGAGGCAATAAGTGTCGTTGATGAGAATGGAAAAGGACTTATTATTAATCCGGCCTATACTCAAATCACGGGAATGAAGGAAGACGATGTTGTTGGACAACCGGCGAGTGCGGATATATCCGAAGGTGAAAGCATGCATATGAAGGTACTGCAAACCAGGCGTGCTGTTCGCCGTGTACGAATGAAGGTAGGACCAAGGAAAAAGGAAGTACTTGTGAACGTAGCGCCGGTAATCGTTGATGGGAAATTAAAAGGAAGTGTCGGCGTCCTACATGATATTTCTGAAATACAAGCATTAACATCGGAATTAAAACGGGCTAGGCAGATCATTCGAAATTTAGAGGCAAAATACACGTTTGACGATATTATCGGGACCTCTCCTGAAATGAGACTGGCATTGGAACAAGCTAAGGTAGGAGCCAGAACTCCCGCAACTGTTTTACTTCGAGGTGAATCAGGAACGGGAAAAGAACTTTTCGCACATGCCATCCATAATGAGAGCGACCGAAAACATAATAAGTTTATCAGGGTTAATTGTGCTGCAATCGCGGAATCCATATTGGAAAGTGAACTTTTCGGATATGAAGAAGGAGCCTTCTCAGGTGCAAAACATGGTGGCAAAAGAGGGCTGTTTGAAGAGGCGAATTCGGGAAGTATTTTTCTAGATGAAATTGGGGAGCTATCCTTAAATATGCAAGCAAAATTGCTTCGTGTATTACAAGAAAATGAAATTGTTCGGGTAGGTGGAACGGATCCAATAGCCTTGGATGTGCGAATCATTGCTGCTACAAATGTTAATTTGGAAAAGGCAATTATGAATCGTTTTTTTCGTGAGGATTTATATTACCGATTAAATAGGCTCCCTATTTTTATTCCATCTTTACGTGAAAGAGAAACCGATTTACCGGAATTAGTTGATCATATTATACAACGAATTAATGCGGATTATGGAAGAAACGTCCGTGCAATAGACGGGGAGGCGCTTGTTAACTTACAGAAATATCAGTGGCCGGGCAATATCCGTGAACTGGAAAATGCGATTGGGCGAGCCATCATTTACATGGATATGAATGCAGAGATCATTAAACCGGAACATATACCGAAGTTAGAGATTTCATCAGCTAACTCGGTACATAGCGGTTTATCGGTCAAAAAGGATCGAACATTGCAAAACGCTGTTGAAAACTATGAAAAAGAATTTATTCTTGAAGCATACAAACGAAATGAGTTTAATAAGACAAAAACAGCCAAGGATTTAAATATCTCCATAAGAAACCTTTATTATAAGTTGGATAAATACAAACTTGAAAAAACAAGCATGCAATAA
- a CDS encoding DUF2627 domain-containing protein: protein MIRIIAVSLLFIPGILAAYGIKLMRDALFHEFNPIFFHAGIQFFIGIVLLVGGIWFIGGFLVHRDKKKNLIQKKHKRTD from the coding sequence ATGATTCGAATCATCGCTGTATCCTTATTATTCATTCCTGGAATTCTTGCGGCATATGGAATAAAGCTTATGCGTGATGCATTATTCCATGAATTTAATCCGATATTCTTTCACGCAGGAATTCAATTTTTTATAGGCATCGTATTGTTAGTGGGGGGAATCTGGTTTATAGGTGGCTTTCTTGTGCATCGTGATAAGAAAAAAAACCTTATTCAAAAAAAACATAAACGTACAGACTAA
- the spo0A gene encoding sporulation transcription factor Spo0A, which yields MNKISVGLVDDNKELVQLMEEYFGEQADIDVIGTAHNGRDCLNMLEDMEPDVLVLDIIMPHIDGLAVLNQIREMEGRNKPSVIMLTAFGQEEVMKKAVDLGASYFILKPFDMDNLAEQIRQVNGSSVFIPDSSNKASKKERKKQDLEANITNIIHEIGVPAHIKGYMYLREAITMVYNDIELLGSITKVLYPDIAKKFNTTASRVERAIRHAIEVAWSRGNIESISALFGYTVSISKAKPTNSEFIAMVADRLRLEHKAS from the coding sequence GTGAATAAGATATCGGTTGGTTTAGTGGACGATAACAAAGAATTGGTGCAGTTAATGGAGGAATATTTTGGGGAACAGGCAGATATTGACGTTATTGGTACCGCCCATAATGGCAGAGATTGTTTAAATATGCTGGAGGATATGGAACCGGATGTATTGGTTTTAGATATTATTATGCCTCATATTGATGGATTGGCGGTACTAAATCAGATAAGAGAAATGGAGGGAAGAAATAAACCTAGTGTAATTATGCTGACAGCTTTTGGTCAAGAAGAAGTCATGAAAAAGGCTGTCGATTTAGGGGCTTCCTATTTTATATTGAAACCATTTGATATGGATAATTTAGCTGAACAAATACGTCAGGTAAATGGAAGCAGTGTGTTTATCCCTGACTCATCAAATAAAGCATCTAAAAAAGAGCGGAAGAAACAAGATTTAGAAGCGAATATAACGAATATTATTCATGAAATTGGCGTACCAGCACACATTAAAGGTTATATGTATTTACGTGAAGCAATTACAATGGTATATAACGATATTGAACTTTTAGGATCTATTACGAAGGTGCTTTATCCAGACATTGCCAAGAAATTTAATACGACGGCATCTCGTGTGGAAAGAGCTATTCGCCATGCGATAGAGGTAGCATGGAGCAGAGGAAATATCGAATCCATTTCAGCGTTATTTGGCTATACTGTCAGTATCTCAAAGGCAAAACCGACCAATTCCGAATTTATTGCAATGGTCGCTGATAGGTTGAGACTGGAACATAAAGCGAGTTAA